In Polynucleobacter sp. MWH-S4W17, a genomic segment contains:
- a CDS encoding TylF/MycF family methyltransferase: protein MKILNYLKLKINNVLFKIGYKISSTKIIYPVEIDSEEINFLNKYLEKQEFKNSLLTIFNLISACKWLSKNNFGDHISINCQARYHEMIVNFILNKNNFKRNIYKLNKNPEIMMDIASIHECGILRLGYMDYDTTKKVLDYMDSKIIPGGLIFFEEYGIWSGHKKAIDEYISKNVKNSYLQHIDNKERMLVHLG from the coding sequence ATGAAAATATTGAATTATTTAAAATTAAAAATTAATAACGTACTTTTTAAAATCGGATATAAAATTAGTAGCACCAAGATTATTTATCCCGTAGAAATTGATTCTGAGGAAATAAATTTTTTAAATAAATACTTAGAAAAACAAGAATTTAAAAATTCATTATTAACAATATTTAACTTAATTTCAGCATGTAAATGGCTATCAAAAAATAATTTTGGTGACCATATCTCAATTAATTGTCAAGCTAGATATCATGAAATGATAGTTAATTTTATATTAAATAAAAATAACTTTAAAAGAAATATTTATAAGCTGAACAAAAATCCAGAAATTATGATGGACATAGCTTCTATTCATGAATGCGGAATTTTAAGGCTTGGCTACATGGACTATGACACAACAAAAAAAGTATTAGATTATATGGATAGTAAGATAATTCCTGGCGGACTAATTTTTTTTGAGGAATATGGGATCTGGAGTGGTCATAAAAAAGCAATTGATGAATATATCAGCAAAAATGTAAAAAATTCATATTTACAGCATATAGACAATAAGGAAAGAATGCTTGTGCATTTAGGATAG
- a CDS encoding oligosaccharide flippase family protein yields the protein MIAKSIAWSMMAEFLPRIISPLTFIIVARNITPHDYGLVSSAILVVAFFRNFWETSISKLIVQENKDINNVLNCCFQISMKIAVVESVLLYVFSKIISNLLFNDTDVSFLIISLIPQIIIGSLTVVQMGLLQKKMKFNIIFWVQLINAGSTFIIVLVYSFYTLNYKILIFGIVVGQMLGAIYIWLKVKWKPINIFSRKKIGIKNSRILLWGYADGILSWAYTWLDSLLVALFLSITTLGLYRTGSMVVIMGFGMIVYPLSPVFYSYYSKNILEYDAMREAHFITHVQAAIFSIALPLGIAFIFFGNDINVIIGDKWSGIGKIIGSLGLANAINWLTAINTDVYRAQGRQNLQTKIQILKFSYHLPAYYLAIVYSLDLFLLVRIIISIIDVTFDIYLQKIYIKISIRNALKAYFPIIYSAIPYILLILLLKAAYNSSSNIIILLIEVMLYLILVIMSYFIISKRNHLIKSMISKLKIRFYKTT from the coding sequence GTGATAGCAAAATCAATAGCATGGTCAATGATGGCAGAATTTTTGCCAAGAATCATATCCCCATTAACATTCATAATTGTTGCTAGAAACATAACGCCCCATGACTATGGATTGGTATCGTCTGCTATATTAGTAGTGGCTTTTTTTAGAAATTTTTGGGAAACATCTATTAGCAAACTAATAGTTCAAGAAAATAAAGACATTAATAATGTACTAAATTGCTGCTTTCAAATTAGCATGAAAATAGCAGTTGTAGAGTCAGTGCTGCTATATGTATTTTCAAAAATCATATCAAATCTATTATTTAATGACACAGATGTTTCATTCTTAATTATTTCATTGATTCCGCAGATCATTATTGGTAGTTTGACGGTAGTACAGATGGGTTTACTGCAAAAAAAAATGAAGTTTAATATCATTTTTTGGGTGCAGTTAATAAATGCTGGATCAACTTTTATCATAGTATTAGTTTATTCATTCTATACTTTAAATTATAAAATATTGATTTTTGGTATAGTTGTTGGACAAATGCTTGGGGCTATATATATATGGTTGAAGGTTAAATGGAAGCCAATAAATATATTTTCTAGAAAAAAAATAGGGATAAAAAATAGTCGAATACTATTATGGGGTTATGCAGATGGTATATTGAGTTGGGCATACACTTGGCTAGATAGTTTATTGGTAGCTTTATTCCTAAGTATTACAACGCTCGGGTTGTATAGAACTGGAAGCATGGTGGTCATAATGGGATTTGGAATGATAGTTTACCCATTATCTCCAGTTTTCTATAGTTACTATTCTAAAAATATTTTAGAATATGACGCAATGAGGGAGGCGCATTTTATTACTCATGTCCAGGCAGCAATATTTTCGATTGCCCTCCCCTTGGGCATAGCCTTTATATTTTTTGGAAATGATATAAATGTAATAATTGGGGATAAGTGGAGCGGTATTGGTAAAATAATAGGCTCACTTGGTTTGGCTAATGCGATAAACTGGTTGACTGCAATAAATACAGATGTTTATCGCGCTCAAGGAAGGCAGAATTTACAAACTAAAATTCAAATTCTCAAATTTTCATACCACTTACCGGCCTACTATTTGGCAATTGTATATTCATTAGATTTATTTCTATTAGTAAGAATAATAATATCTATTATTGATGTTACTTTCGATATTTATCTACAAAAAATATATATTAAAATATCAATAAGAAACGCTCTAAAGGCATATTTTCCAATTATCTATAGTGCAATTCCATACATTTTATTGATTCTACTGTTAAAGGCTGCTTATAATAGCAGTAGTAATATTATTATTTTGTTAATAGAGGTTATGCTATATTTAATTCTAGTAATTATGAGTTATTTTATAATTAGCAAAAGAAATCATTTAATAAAATCAATGATTTCTAAATTAAAAATTAGATTTTACAAAACTACATGA
- a CDS encoding alpha-1,2-fucosyltransferase → MKITAKLFGGIGNQLFIYAAVRRLALNNNCSLFLDISSGFASDQVYKRTFQLNHFKISNEVSFIYTKNTFIKKILRRINIFINNLLPFNFRYYIIQYGNDFDPRIIRIKNLFNLFIEGYWQSEFYFSDIEKIIRSELEIIPPTDNLNKLTSELILSSESVSVHIRFFNVDDVQNSLNIIDYLKNSFNIIESKCYNPKFFIFSNDLDQARELSILKFRNCTFIGHNYGDDQAYADLWLMSLCKHHIISNSTFSWWGAWLANNQDGIIISPNIVSKDNIVSWGFDGNLPSHWIKI, encoded by the coding sequence ATGAAAATTACGGCTAAATTATTCGGCGGAATAGGAAATCAGTTATTTATTTATGCTGCAGTTAGGCGTTTGGCGTTGAATAATAATTGTTCCCTATTTCTTGATATTAGTTCTGGATTTGCTAGTGATCAAGTTTATAAACGGACATTTCAGCTTAATCATTTCAAAATTAGCAATGAAGTAAGTTTTATTTATACTAAAAATACTTTTATTAAGAAAATTTTACGAAGAATTAATATTTTTATTAATAATTTACTGCCATTTAATTTTAGGTATTATATTATTCAGTATGGTAATGATTTTGACCCGAGGATAATTAGGATTAAAAATTTATTTAATTTATTCATAGAGGGTTATTGGCAAAGTGAATTCTATTTTTCTGATATAGAAAAGATTATACGGTCCGAATTAGAAATTATCCCACCGACTGATAATTTAAATAAACTTACTTCAGAACTAATATTATCATCTGAATCAGTTAGTGTACACATTAGATTTTTTAATGTAGATGATGTACAAAATTCTTTAAATATTATTGATTATTTAAAGAATTCTTTTAACATAATAGAATCAAAGTGCTATAATCCAAAATTCTTTATATTTTCAAATGACTTAGACCAAGCTCGTGAGCTATCAATTCTAAAGTTTAGGAATTGCACTTTTATTGGGCATAATTATGGTGATGATCAGGCCTACGCTGATCTTTGGTTAATGTCTTTGTGTAAACACCACATTATTTCAAATAGTACATTTAGTTGGTGGGGTGCGTGGCTTGCAAATAATCAAGATGGAATAATTATTTCACCAAATATTGTTTCTAAAGACAATATTGTCTCTTGGGGGTTTGATGGAAATCTTCCATCCCATTGGATTAAAATCTAA
- a CDS encoding NAD-dependent epimerase/dehydratase family protein encodes MKKTNKVSIIAGGAGFIGSNLVIRLLNQGHSVLVVDNFSLGRLENLKRSLNHPRLTVIDADLSSAVNAINSFGNATALGDDFDIWHLAANSDIPAGINNIDIDLNATFQTTVNILKAMKHFEMRNFYFASSSAIYGDMGDIAIREDSGPLLPISNYGAMKLASEALASASSESFLDLVRIFRFPNVVGAPATHGVIFDFINKLHLSGGKFLHVLGNGSQKKSYLHVSDLLSAMLTVRDSLIETRIQAVNIGPNDDGASVKWIAENVAARISPNAEIIYGEGNKGWVGDVPKFNYSVDLIKSYGWGPVLSSEDAIKRSIDEIAIQLGY; translated from the coding sequence ATGAAAAAAACAAATAAAGTTTCTATTATCGCTGGTGGAGCAGGATTTATTGGATCCAATCTTGTTATACGCCTTTTAAATCAAGGCCACTCAGTTTTAGTTGTCGATAATTTTTCCTTGGGTAGATTGGAGAACCTGAAGCGCTCCTTAAATCATCCCAGGCTGACGGTTATAGATGCTGATTTATCGTCCGCTGTTAATGCTATCAATTCATTTGGAAATGCAACTGCACTTGGAGATGATTTTGATATTTGGCACTTAGCTGCTAATTCAGATATACCGGCTGGTATTAATAATATAGATATTGATCTAAATGCTACATTTCAAACTACTGTTAATATTCTGAAAGCCATGAAGCATTTTGAAATGCGGAATTTCTACTTTGCATCGAGTTCTGCAATTTATGGTGATATGGGGGATATTGCAATACGCGAAGATTCTGGTCCATTGCTCCCAATATCAAATTATGGAGCAATGAAACTTGCGTCTGAAGCCCTAGCTAGCGCCTCATCTGAGAGCTTTTTGGATCTAGTTAGGATTTTTCGCTTTCCTAATGTTGTTGGTGCTCCAGCAACGCATGGGGTGATTTTTGATTTTATTAATAAATTACATTTATCTGGCGGTAAGTTCTTGCATGTTTTGGGTAACGGGTCTCAAAAAAAATCTTATTTGCACGTCTCTGATTTACTTTCAGCTATGTTGACTGTACGGGATTCTTTGATTGAGACCCGAATTCAGGCAGTCAATATTGGGCCAAATGATGATGGTGCTTCTGTGAAATGGATTGCCGAAAATGTAGCCGCAAGAATTTCTCCAAATGCTGAGATTATTTATGGCGAAGGCAATAAGGGCTGGGTAGGTGATGTTCCGAAGTTTAATTATTCTGTTGATTTAATAAAATCTTATGGTTGGGGTCCGGTTCTTAGCTCAGAGGATGCTATTAAGCGCTCTATTGATGAGATTGCTATTCAGCTTGGATATTAG
- a CDS encoding HAD-IIIA family hydrolase: MRNQVAILAGGMGTRLKARTGDIPKPLAPLLGIPVLEHLVILCAHHGYKKIMLLTHYRHDLIYQYFGDGHKWDVEISYSIEKEPLGTAGALCEVLPMMNENFLVLYADTYVDINLNSLFTAHLNLNADATVVLHPNDHPHDSDLVKVNPDGDIVAIYPYPHAIEISSNLVNAALYVFNRECIKTVLRRGVKADLAKDLFPRMISSGCKLKSYITPEYIKDMGTPVRIDQVERDILDGLPERLSSRVLREAVFLDRDGTLTQELGYVTNPKNLELYADSSEAIRKLNKAGMLAVCVTNQPVIARGELTEHGLNEIHNKLNSLLGQGGAYLDGIYFCPHHPDSGFSGEVKSLKINCSCRKPNAGMIDRAVADLSIERSQSWMIGDMTSDIKAGKISGLKTILLQTGYAGEDRKYKIQPDYFMPDLTSAVNWILEGRKKMASQLISFVSESMNTRLVLIGGLARAGKSCAAMVMAEIFNVSGRNAHVLSIDGWLKPVESRIEGAGVLDRYNLDDLCERLYPIIKSKKRVSLEWPIYDRKSRSSCWMDPISIGPQDIILLEGVPALMDVRLREIADTKLFINVDMGERLKRIEADYKSRGECMEAVWDRITSREGDENPGVIDSAQYASLVIVS, encoded by the coding sequence ATGAGAAATCAAGTAGCGATTTTAGCTGGCGGAATGGGTACACGCTTAAAGGCGAGAACCGGAGACATCCCTAAGCCGCTGGCCCCTCTTTTAGGGATTCCCGTTTTAGAGCATCTTGTGATTCTTTGCGCTCACCATGGCTATAAAAAGATTATGTTGCTTACTCATTATCGACATGATCTTATATATCAATATTTTGGGGATGGTCATAAATGGGATGTCGAAATTTCTTATAGCATTGAAAAAGAACCTCTTGGGACTGCGGGAGCCCTTTGTGAAGTTCTGCCTATGATGAATGAAAATTTTCTTGTTTTATATGCAGATACTTATGTTGACATTAATCTAAATTCCCTATTCACAGCCCATCTAAATTTAAATGCTGATGCTACCGTCGTCTTGCATCCGAATGATCACCCACATGACTCAGATCTGGTTAAAGTAAATCCCGATGGGGATATTGTTGCAATTTATCCTTATCCTCATGCCATTGAGATTTCTTCGAACTTGGTTAATGCGGCTCTATATGTATTTAATCGAGAGTGCATTAAGACTGTCCTTAGGCGGGGCGTAAAGGCAGATTTGGCGAAAGACTTATTCCCAAGAATGATTTCTAGTGGCTGTAAGTTAAAGTCTTATATAACCCCGGAATATATTAAGGACATGGGAACTCCCGTGCGTATTGATCAGGTTGAAAGAGATATATTGGACGGATTGCCTGAGAGACTATCATCCCGTGTATTAAGGGAGGCGGTATTTTTAGACAGAGATGGTACGCTAACCCAAGAGTTGGGATATGTTACGAACCCAAAAAATTTAGAGCTGTATGCGGATAGTTCGGAGGCGATTCGAAAATTAAATAAAGCTGGAATGCTCGCTGTATGTGTAACGAATCAACCTGTAATTGCTCGTGGTGAGCTTACAGAGCATGGGTTGAATGAAATTCACAACAAATTAAATTCTTTATTGGGTCAAGGCGGTGCATATTTGGACGGAATTTATTTTTGTCCGCATCACCCTGATTCAGGATTTAGTGGAGAAGTCAAATCTTTAAAAATAAACTGCTCATGCCGAAAGCCAAATGCAGGGATGATTGATCGAGCTGTTGCTGATTTAAGCATTGAAAGATCACAATCGTGGATGATTGGTGATATGACTTCAGATATCAAGGCGGGAAAGATTTCTGGTCTTAAAACTATACTATTGCAAACCGGCTATGCTGGTGAAGATAGAAAATACAAGATACAACCAGATTATTTCATGCCCGATCTAACCTCTGCGGTTAATTGGATATTAGAGGGTCGAAAAAAAATGGCTTCGCAGCTTATTTCATTCGTTTCTGAGTCTATGAATACCCGCCTAGTTCTGATCGGTGGATTGGCGAGAGCTGGAAAGAGCTGTGCTGCAATGGTTATGGCCGAGATATTTAATGTCAGTGGTCGTAATGCTCACGTTTTATCTATTGATGGATGGTTAAAGCCTGTTGAAAGTCGAATCGAGGGCGCTGGTGTGCTTGATAGATACAACTTAGATGATCTTTGCGAAAGATTATATCCAATTATTAAGTCTAAAAAAAGAGTTTCATTAGAGTGGCCTATCTACGATCGAAAAAGTCGAAGTTCATGCTGGATGGATCCAATTTCAATTGGACCACAGGACATTATTTTGCTTGAAGGTGTGCCAGCTTTAATGGACGTAAGATTGCGCGAGATCGCTGATACAAAGCTATTTATAAACGTTGATATGGGCGAGAGACTTAAACGCATTGAAGCGGACTATAAATCTAGAGGCGAGTGCATGGAGGCTGTATGGGATCGAATTACCTCGAGAGAGGGCGATGAGAATCCCGGCGTTATTGATAGCGCTCAATATGCCTCTCTAGTGATTGTTAGTTAA
- a CDS encoding GHMP kinase has protein sequence MSFVGGGSDLPSFYRNYPGAVLSASIDQYIYLAINRKHDQSIRVNYSKTENVNDVRDIQHPLVREALNLTGIKYGIEIASMADIPSSGSGLGSSSSFTVGLLNALYTYGGNRISKEELAKMACYIEIDKCKEPIGKQDQYAAAFGGLNLIQFYPDESVTVEPVNCEDKTLQEFEDLILVFFTGRTRSASKILIDQSMNMASQTSARILTQRMVQLAHEMKVELEAGNLSCIGQMLDENWRLKTQLSSGISDSEIDSWYEVGMRSGACGGKLLGAGNGGYLLFIAPKDRHEAIKSALKGLKVTPFKFEFSGTKIAFADKGFNANYD, from the coding sequence ATGAGCTTTGTTGGCGGAGGAAGCGATCTTCCATCGTTCTATAGAAATTATCCTGGAGCTGTATTATCGGCTTCGATTGATCAGTATATTTACTTGGCAATAAATCGAAAGCATGATCAATCAATACGAGTGAATTATTCAAAAACAGAAAATGTCAATGATGTAAGAGATATACAACATCCATTGGTTAGAGAGGCTCTAAATCTCACGGGAATTAAATATGGGATTGAGATTGCCTCAATGGCAGATATTCCTTCTTCAGGGTCTGGTCTGGGCTCTTCAAGCTCTTTTACCGTAGGACTTTTAAACGCGCTATATACGTATGGTGGAAATAGAATATCAAAAGAAGAGCTGGCGAAAATGGCTTGCTACATAGAAATAGATAAATGCAAAGAGCCCATAGGCAAGCAAGATCAGTATGCCGCTGCATTTGGCGGTTTGAATTTAATTCAATTTTATCCCGATGAATCGGTTACTGTAGAGCCTGTAAATTGTGAAGATAAAACGCTGCAAGAATTTGAAGACCTTATCCTGGTTTTTTTTACTGGTAGAACTAGAAGCGCATCTAAAATATTAATTGACCAGTCAATGAATATGGCCTCTCAAACAAGCGCTAGAATTCTGACTCAACGAATGGTGCAATTAGCCCATGAAATGAAGGTGGAATTAGAGGCTGGCAATTTATCTTGTATTGGTCAAATGTTGGATGAGAATTGGAGACTTAAAACTCAACTGTCAAGTGGAATAAGTGATTCTGAGATCGACTCTTGGTATGAGGTAGGAATGAGAAGTGGAGCTTGCGGTGGGAAATTGCTGGGGGCAGGAAATGGTGGTTATTTGTTATTCATTGCCCCAAAGGATAGGCACGAAGCAATAAAATCAGCTCTTAAGGGGTTGAAGGTCACCCCTTTTAAGTTTGAATTTTCTGGGACGAAAATTGCATTCGCAGATAAAGGATTCAATGCAAATTATGACTAA
- a CDS encoding SIS domain-containing protein, translated as MTKTPFSVEGYLLAHQNLRKSLNFAEIDDAIAMIGEAVSNNKKIVTCGNGGSASTASHYITDWNKMVNLATGKKFRGISLADNVGLITAFGNDLSYEDVFIGQARAILDEGDLLVAISGSGNSPNVIKVVEYANSVGARTLGVVGYDGGKIKQIAHKSVWVNSMDMQLCEDVHLMFGHMVMKTLCGSPIIG; from the coding sequence ATGACTAAAACACCATTTTCAGTTGAGGGATATTTATTAGCGCACCAAAATTTGAGAAAAAGCTTAAATTTTGCAGAAATTGATGATGCTATTGCCATGATTGGCGAGGCTGTTTCTAATAATAAAAAAATTGTTACCTGTGGAAATGGCGGTAGTGCATCGACGGCATCGCACTATATTACCGACTGGAACAAAATGGTCAATCTTGCCACTGGGAAAAAATTTAGAGGGATAAGTCTTGCTGATAATGTGGGGTTGATCACGGCGTTTGGAAATGACCTATCTTATGAAGATGTATTTATTGGGCAGGCTAGGGCAATATTAGATGAGGGCGATCTTTTGGTTGCAATAAGCGGAAGCGGTAATTCTCCGAATGTAATCAAAGTAGTTGAGTATGCCAATTCAGTTGGCGCGAGAACTTTGGGGGTTGTTGGCTATGACGGTGGAAAGATAAAGCAAATCGCACATAAATCAGTATGGGTTAATTCAATGGATATGCAGCTATGTGAAGATGTACATCTCATGTTCGGGCACATGGTTATGAAAACATTATGTGGATCCCCGATAATTGGTTGA
- a CDS encoding glycosyltransferase gives MQMVVEQKTPIVSVLMPTYNCEAYVDEAIQSILNQEFQDFELLLLHKKSNDKSLEIIEKKIKSDLRARIIDCSELNLSDTLNYGLTLAKGIYIARMDADDVSTKNRFNEQIRCLEQNSLDICGSHVLQINESGKLLDAKIMPLSPENIAIRLAYGVPFAHGSVLMRREFIHKNDLKYDSAGIAEDYSLWIKFFYRKAKMGNANEFLFKYRVLDSSASVRLGKENRLACKKLRKEYIKVNKNVLIEYLDRIGNQYINFNLDEKKYILILSIVGIEVFGYKNFYFFFKKSNAKVIALAISALILAMI, from the coding sequence ATGCAAATGGTAGTTGAACAGAAGACGCCAATCGTGAGCGTTCTTATGCCGACATACAACTGTGAAGCGTATGTTGACGAGGCAATACAAAGTATCTTAAATCAGGAATTTCAAGATTTCGAATTGCTACTTTTGCATAAAAAATCAAATGATAAAAGTCTCGAAATTATTGAGAAAAAAATTAAATCTGATCTTAGAGCTAGGATTATTGACTGTTCAGAATTAAATTTATCGGATACTTTAAATTATGGGCTAACACTGGCAAAGGGTATCTACATAGCTCGCATGGATGCTGATGATGTGAGTACAAAAAATAGATTTAATGAGCAAATAAGGTGTTTAGAGCAAAATTCCCTTGATATATGCGGGAGTCATGTGTTGCAAATTAATGAAAGTGGTAAGTTGTTAGATGCAAAAATAATGCCACTTTCTCCTGAAAATATTGCAATTAGACTGGCTTATGGCGTCCCCTTTGCCCATGGATCAGTATTAATGAGAAGGGAATTTATCCATAAAAATGATCTGAAATACGATTCTGCAGGGATCGCAGAAGACTACAGTTTGTGGATTAAATTCTTTTATAGAAAAGCCAAAATGGGAAATGCTAATGAATTCCTATTTAAGTATAGGGTTTTAGATAGCTCAGCTTCTGTTCGGCTTGGCAAGGAAAACAGGCTAGCGTGCAAAAAGCTGCGCAAGGAATATATAAAGGTTAATAAAAATGTTTTAATAGAGTATTTAGACAGAATTGGCAATCAATATATAAACTTTAATTTAGATGAAAAGAAATATATTCTAATTTTATCGATTGTTGGTATTGAAGTATTTGGCTATAAAAACTTTTACTTTTTTTTCAAAAAAAGTAATGCAAAGGTAATCGCATTAGCTATCTCCGCTCTAATACTTGCAATGATTTAA
- a CDS encoding glycosyltransferase family 4 protein, translating into MHVLNVNFAIDLKEGGGTAERTFQMSRHLARLGVCCSVLTINFGFAEKASEGIFPAKLYTLKLFSRRFAIPYFNFRLIYKLCNRANIIHLMGHWSIINAYVYIVARLIGRPYIVCPAGALPLFGRSIVIKWLYNFFIGNAIIRNASGWIAVTEAEFPYFESYGIKSNLIHVIPNGVNEDSIQESDVSDILQKYNLPNAPIILFMGRLNPIKGPDLLLEAFSSLDHSYGAWHLVFAGPDEGMKDVLLKMAGDMSVSHRVHFCGYIAGREKTAAYHMAKLLVVPSRQEAMSIVALEAAVCGTPVLLTDQCGFGEVREIDVAVEVPASVDGLARGLIYLLADPVRLERLGVEFKNLVSSRYKWNSLVNRYLDIFESITSMKKVKNNKSALRG; encoded by the coding sequence ATGCATGTATTAAATGTTAATTTCGCAATTGACCTCAAGGAAGGTGGCGGAACTGCAGAGCGTACTTTTCAAATGAGTCGCCATCTTGCTAGATTGGGGGTGTGCTGCAGCGTTTTGACTATTAATTTTGGTTTTGCTGAAAAGGCGAGTGAAGGGATTTTTCCAGCCAAGTTATACACATTGAAATTGTTTTCTAGACGTTTTGCAATTCCATATTTCAATTTTAGATTAATCTACAAACTCTGTAATCGGGCAAATATCATTCATTTGATGGGGCATTGGAGCATCATTAATGCATATGTCTACATTGTTGCGCGCTTGATAGGAAGGCCATATATTGTCTGCCCCGCTGGTGCACTACCTTTATTTGGCCGCTCAATTGTGATTAAGTGGCTGTATAACTTTTTTATTGGAAACGCAATTATTAGAAATGCCAGTGGATGGATTGCCGTAACAGAAGCTGAGTTCCCATATTTTGAATCTTACGGCATTAAATCAAATCTAATTCATGTTATTCCAAATGGTGTAAATGAAGATTCAATCCAGGAGTCTGATGTATCAGATATTCTTCAGAAATACAACTTGCCTAATGCCCCGATTATTTTATTTATGGGGCGTTTAAATCCAATCAAAGGCCCCGATCTTCTTTTGGAGGCATTTAGCTCATTGGATCATTCATATGGGGCTTGGCATTTAGTTTTTGCTGGGCCCGATGAGGGGATGAAAGATGTATTGTTGAAAATGGCTGGCGATATGTCTGTGAGTCACAGAGTGCATTTTTGTGGTTACATTGCAGGGCGTGAAAAAACGGCCGCATATCACATGGCAAAATTACTTGTAGTGCCCTCTCGCCAAGAGGCGATGTCAATTGTCGCGCTTGAGGCGGCCGTGTGTGGAACTCCAGTTTTGCTGACTGACCAGTGTGGGTTTGGGGAGGTTCGAGAGATCGACGTGGCGGTAGAAGTTCCGGCGTCGGTTGACGGCTTGGCAAGGGGGCTCATATATCTTTTGGCCGACCCAGTTAGACTTGAGCGGCTCGGAGTGGAATTCAAGAATTTGGTGTCATCCCGCTATAAATGGAATTCATTGGTTAATCGGTATCTAGATATTTTTGAGTCTATTACCTCAATGAAAAAGGTCAAAAATAATAAAAGTGCATTGCGAGGCTAA
- a CDS encoding SDR family oxidoreductase yields MTNKVPVTSILVLGASGMLGNAVLRFFADSDGFTVIGTVRSRQSFNLLPKRFQNFLISDIDIENMDCLVKLFSAVRPSVVINCIGLVKQLSEANDPLSAIPINSLLPHRLARMCALTGARLVHMSTDCVFSGEKGMYVEADAPDAHDLYGRSKYLGEVDYPNAITLRTSIIGHELNGVRSLVDWFLSQQGEVKGFSNAFFSGLPTVEIARIIRDFVIPHPDMHGTYHVSADSINKFNLLKLIANVYSKKIDIIPDESLVIDRSLDSTRFRGVTGFHPKPWEDLITAMHEFS; encoded by the coding sequence ATGACTAATAAAGTACCGGTAACGAGTATTTTGGTACTCGGTGCATCAGGGATGCTGGGAAATGCAGTTCTACGTTTCTTTGCAGATAGCGATGGTTTTACGGTGATTGGTACGGTCCGCTCCCGCCAGTCATTTAACCTTTTGCCGAAAAGATTCCAGAATTTTTTGATTTCAGATATTGATATTGAAAATATGGATTGTCTTGTGAAATTGTTTTCTGCGGTGAGGCCTAGCGTAGTAATAAACTGCATTGGCTTGGTTAAGCAGCTCTCGGAGGCAAATGACCCACTATCAGCCATCCCAATCAATTCACTTTTACCCCATCGTTTAGCTCGTATGTGCGCGCTAACTGGCGCACGTTTGGTTCACATGAGTACCGATTGTGTTTTCTCGGGAGAGAAAGGTATGTATGTCGAAGCTGATGCTCCAGATGCCCATGATTTATATGGGCGCAGTAAATATTTAGGTGAGGTTGATTATCCAAATGCCATAACTTTGCGTACCTCAATTATCGGACACGAGCTTAATGGGGTCCGCAGTCTGGTGGATTGGTTCCTTTCTCAGCAGGGAGAGGTCAAGGGGTTTAGTAACGCTTTTTTTTCTGGCTTACCTACAGTAGAAATAGCTCGAATAATTCGTGATTTTGTTATTCCTCACCCAGATATGCATGGAACCTATCACGTCTCTGCTGATTCGATAAATAAATTTAACCTTCTGAAGTTAATTGCCAATGTATATTCAAAAAAAATAGATATTATTCCTGATGAAAGTTTGGTTATAGATCGCTCATTAGACTCCACAAGATTTAGGGGGGTCACAGGCTTTCATCCAAAGCCATGGGAGGATTTAATTACAGCGATGCACGAATTCTCTTGA